The Tenebrio molitor chromosome 5, icTenMoli1.1, whole genome shotgun sequence genome segment ttaGAAATGAAttaacgataaaaaaaaagttattttcgtCTCCTTCGTGCCTCGTTCGGGTTCTTCCGCATCCAGTGCTTCAGTTCGTCTCCCGGTCTGATACACAACTGCGCTGACCTTGAAGTGACATCCCTCACAGCAAAAGGAGAGAACCCGGCTATGTAGTCGTCGTCCAAGGGATTCACCTTCGTTCTTGCCAGTTTACTCGCCATATTTTGTGGCATGGGGTGATCTGCCACTAAAACAGGATTGTTAGGGTGTTTTCCTCCTTTCATCCGAGGCAGACTGAATTTTTTGCCGCGACCCGTCAGAGGGCGCCTCGCGTTGATGTGTATCTGCATCTTTCCCTCCTCGTCCAAAGACACCGCCACTTTTTTGAGCGTGTTATGACCGCATTTGGGACAAAACTGTTTGGTCATCATGCTCGTCGTTTTGAAACAGGTGTAACAACGAAGAATGAAAGTGCGCAATTGTCTTATCATGCGACCGTCCAGAGCGGCTACGTTGAGATTCATCTGTCTCAGGACGTTCTGCATGGCGAAGTCCGTGGTCATACACGCGACTTTCATAAATTCTTCTTTCATTAGTTCAGAGTTGACTTGTTTTTTCGCCAATTTGACGTTAGAGGGTGTGATCCAACCGCTATCGTCGTCGTCGTCAGCGTCATCGCCATCAGAACTTGCTTCAGCAGAATCGCTATCATCAACTGGTACAAGAACATCAGACTcgttttttatttcctcatCTGTACACTGAAGCTGTTTGAATTTCTCTTCCAATTGATCATTTTCTTCTGTTTCATCACACTGACGTGTTTCACTTTCTTCATCTTCACTATCATCATCTTGATTGTTGggtttttctttattcttttcGATTTTTGATTTGTCACCAGGCATAAAAAATCCAGTGACATCAGGATTCATGTTTGGGGATGATTGTTTTGTGATTATGTTCACAGTTCTTTGGACTATCGGTTCACTGCGAAGATGTTCAACGCCCACATTCTCCTTTTCTAGTTGATACGTTAACGCCATGACTTTAATATCTGTGGCTGACAAACTCGGGTAATCGCCAGTTTTTTTGGCATATTCTGTTattattttgatgttttctGTGAAAGGTTCTCTAATTTCGAGGTCATAAGGTAGAACAACCAAACGTCTCAATTGCCGTTTGTTCTGAATTTCGTTCACGACGTCCTGACatgtgacaatttttttagccACATCCTAAAACAAGGGAGTGTGTgactaattttacaaaattctgaAAAACTTACCTGTAAGGGTGCATTTTGGATAAATGCAGTTGTGTCCACAActaagttttcaatttttttatcgccgGCCCCCATATCAACACACGTGCACTTGACAAAAAGTGACTGAAAAATGACAGATTTATCCCTAACTTGGTAATTTTTTGCCACTAGATTGTCGATCCTGGAgcgaaaatgtaaaattgacaaaattgTAGCATTTAGAGATAAACTGTTGACTTCTGTTTAGTGAAATCGTAATCTGTAGTGATATTTTTCATTAACGAGGAGATAAGTTTACCATTATTTATGAACATGCAAGGGCAAATGTGGTTTGGTGGGGAGGTAGAATCACAAAGCACATATCACTTCAGTTGGCAGACCTGTTTTAGTTCGCTTTCTTTCAATGGATTGGCGAGTGTATTTTTACATGGAGGATAGTTTTCGGCTGGTTCGTAAATAGTGTTTTCGTGAGGCGAAAACGCGTGAAAAACTTGTGCAACCCACTGATTACGAACTGTTATCCCCTGTGAGAGTGTGTACGGGAATCGCGCAAATTTTTCTGACGTGTCGGTGATCACAGTGTTATCACTTTTACGTCATTACTTGGTTACTCTATCTTCAAATTtcatgttttttatcaaaattcaagCGTCCTATTGTTTAAATAATCATCCTTATCACGTATTGTAGTGCAGAAACCACAGACCAAGTAAGTTGCCCGTTTTAGCACTACCAACTGTGGCCCCGCGACCGCTTTTCATCGTCGGGTTTAGATCAATTCGAATCGACTCTTCGTCTTAAGGAAATGGACATGAcgatgtttgttttcagctaCTCATCTCGATGATAAGCCACGAATGATGGACTCCACCGTCGATCAAGGGCCAACTTTGCACCAGATCGGCATTACAGGTACGTTTACCAGTTTGATCCTGATAGgacaatatttaaattagaCTTTTGTCGGAGATAAGGATGCGTGTGTTATCGCAAATATTTGGCTGGGGCCACCGAAATCATGTTTTAACAGCTGAGGAATCGTTATGAAATCCTATGCCACCAATAATTTCACTTGATTACCCAACACATGTGGCGCAAcgttttgtatttatttgttgttgGTGTTTCCCGATATTGAACGCTCGGTGGAAACGCCGTTTGCATAATTAATACGTTCTCTTAATTATTTCTAAGAAGTGAGGAAATTTGTATCACGCGCCTGGTGGCATCATTTTTCTCACCAAACGTGGACGGTGTTTCAGGTCAGGTGGAGCGCACGTTTTTCCATTTATTGTCTGGACTTAGAAAGTGAAAAACTTGCGAGACGCGCCGATAAACCGTTCTACTTGAATTAGTTTAATTAACATCAGAATTACAAATGAAAAATGGAGAAAACGGCGGTTCAGTAGAaagttgtatttttaattgttgccGCAAATTAGGAAAAAGTGACGTTAATTGGAGGATGGCGTGCTCGAGGATCAATTTTGGGGATTTACAGTCATTCGATCAAGACGCAGATTAAAGCGGTTTGTGCACCAAACTCCGCTTAGATACTGATCAGTTTGCGTTTCAGTACATAAATGCAACTTGTTGTGTGCTCAAAACAAAAGGATatttcagaatttttaaataaatcaatcgataaataaaaatttgattattttactTACGGTATATCGTAAcctgtataaataatataGACGATCCAATAATAGATTCTTTAAGTAAGCAACGACGTCATTAGTTTTTGTGTATATCGTAGACAGTAGTGGATCAAATAATggcaaatttttcaaagtcgCATTTTATAACAACTACAAGAGTAGAGTGTATTTTGTCGCAagttgacacatttttatgcTGCCCAATATCTATttttatcattaaaaaaactattcacgttttttgattttacatAATTACAACTAGATCGATCGGTTGTGACGACAAagtattttgtatttgttgATAATCGTTTTTgggaagaaataataaaatgtaacgcgTGGGTCGTTACAGTTTCCCGATTTAAACCCCATAGAAAACACATGGGATAATATGTTTCAACTAATGACCAGAATTACGCAAAGAAAATTCGTcgatacattttaatttcagtaaatACCGAAAAGAAGTGAAggtttttagttttgttggtacatttttggttttcaatatttttagattcaAACTGAACCTGTTACGGACACGagtttatttataacattaaattttattttctgggataaacaaatttcagaaatatgttttttgttcgacactgtcagaatttgagaattttctcctgtgtgaacggattttgataaatttgacaacttgtcaaaacgaaacgtcaagctaattttaaagattttcagcgattttaGCCTTTGGgggactcgtcgaacaaaaaaacgttgtattcaactcgttcttgtgtaatttgggctttttttcgcaatcgtggacctttaaaactctcgtttcactcgagttttaaactgacccactcatgccaaaaaaagcccaaattacacacgaactcgttaaataaactgcTATTATTGTTGTCATATGTCCatgtataaattattgtatacatacagggtgattcatatagtttcataaatattttaaccagtggcagATTCCGGTCTCAAAAGGCTCTTGAGAATAAAAGTTTGAGTCATACAtcaaaaattggcaaaaattacCATATCGGTTTTTTAACTGTTAGTGAATGCTACACTAAATTATTCCACTTTACGTCCAATATATAACGTAtaacaaataacaaatgtcatgaatgtcataatagaagcaaacaattgttgctataGAGCAACTATTGGTATTATAAAGTTcgctttagtttcattttgacaacaatgtctgacagtttgtttcaacgtaaaatatttttcatttatctgcAGGTGATAGTATACTTTTCaacatgctttatcttcaacaattttaaccttagaaccgagacatttttgtaagagtgtctaggggttgaaaatctaccaccggttaaagtttgtatgatACTATGTATATGAATCATCCTGTATAATGTATAAATTGCAATTTGCGTTTTGGTACATTTTTGCagactaataaaaaaatccatttaaATATAGCCTGTTATCACTCCACAATGACTTAAATCTGTTTAGATTCATTTGTCTCGTTGTTGTCTTTTGAAATTATGGAACAAAATACAGTGTACTCTCTCTTTGCGGACACTTCTCATAAGCGGACATCTCCCTTAAACGGACACTTGAGGGACCGACAAAACATGTAGAGACCATTTCATCTAAGAAGTACATGATGACTCATCCAAATCTGACCGTAGGACGCTAGTCAGCTGATGATCAGTGGCGTAGAGACATTCGATTAGCTAAGGAGTCGATATagttcaattaatttatatgATTAAAATTCTAccaaattaataattcaataaTGAATGTCACAGTATGATACACAGAGaaagaaataacaaaaacaaaacacttcTGAACGCTAACGGGGTTAACTTAGAAATAACAACGAGCGCATGGATTCCAAATGGTTAATGGGTCTGTGCGTCGCTGGACTCAAACCTCccctaaaaatttgaacatgAACTCGTCCGACGACAACGTGTTCGTGCACATTAAATGATCTCTATGGCTTTGctaataacatttttcctcTTAAGCGGACTTCCTATTAACCGGATACGGACACTCAATTTCGGTGTTTAACGTCTCACGAACCTCTCTTATGCGGACAGTCAgtgttgtaaaaatgtaaaaacatcGGGATTTCCCCTGAAGTCTGCTGACGTGCTGCGTGCAGTAGTTTTACTCGACGAAGCAAACCTGTcgcaaccaaaaaaaaaaaacgaattcTTACgcttaaagaaaaataaatgtatgtaGTTGAATTTTATGACAAGCAAAAAGTGGAATTCCAATGAGTACGTCACACAaaaaccagtttttttttttaaacgaaaggATTTAACATCGACAAATTCACTTataaatgctttgtaaaagcaagaaacaaaaatattccCTTGTCAGGACCTTCTAATAAGATCAAAGGCGACAGAAGTTACATTACCAAAATTTTCTGTTTCATTTTCATCATAGTCACTGACCAAAGACAAATTATAGTACACATCAtatgtattacatattaagaaaaaaattcctcTTAAACGGACATTTCTATTAAACGGACACAATTTCGGGAACCGCGGGTGTCCGCTTAAGAGAGAGTACACTTTGAAAATGGTCGGCAATCAGTATTTTCCCAcaagttattgtttttgtaatataaaACTGATAAACAGTGGGTCCAAGATTAGGCCTCTGAGGCAGCAACAACGGTGATCAAAACGTTCAGCCTTTTGAAAGTggctttaaatttaaatagaatGAATAGATCGATATAATCGGTGCCATCTGAAAATTTGTGTGTGTTTATTAAtagtacattttataaataatacgGAAAATATATGTGGATTAGAGGACGAATGCGGAGATAGACACAATCACAGATAATATAATTTGATACGTTATCTGGACCTGTTTAATCTtcatacttatttttttttaattgcgttTACAGCATCCAAATCCACAAATTATCAATTTGTTGGTTGGTTTATTTAATATGAAGGGTTAAGATGTGGTGGGGTTTGCGTACAACACAAAGAATAAACTGTAGGGGACGGGTCATAACAATATTTGAGTatacttttctaaatattttttttttcgaaaacaaattctgaagggttttaaaaattaatttaaatttactaaaaCTTTGCTTTCCAGCCTATCAaacgattttaatctaaatatGTAGCTACAttcaataaagaaataaaacaaggtggtaacaaaaaacaaacgaaagtgagacctttttattcatcaaatgcaatacgaagggaataaaaacattcagtttttgcGATTCCTGTTTAAGAAAATGttcagatttataaaattgcattcaACGTGAACGtcacgtcaaaataaaaagtggacaaatggcaattcaattttgcaaattcaaagaaatttcatttagaaaagttgtaattgatgagtactattaccagttaaaataaatgcatttatttttgttacaccctgtatatgtatgtatctTCCAGAAATACAAATATACGACATACTTTGTAGTCAGTCATGTTCCTAAaaagaaccacaaaaaaacttgttttttcAGCCGTCAAATGTCATTCATTTAACGAACACGCGATGGTTATTTCTTTTGCCAAAAAGAGTTCTTTCTCGAACTAACCCACGCCAGTTTTTATGGTGGTACACcattacaaattaaattattgatttaattTACTATAAAATGGTGATGATGAAAGTGAAATTACGtttgtaaatgtaaaaagaaaacacgGCCTGCTtgaccacaatttttttgaacgctcgatgTTTGAAAAATACTCATTTTATTGTCCATTAAATTATGTAAGAATGTAATTAATATTTCTTGAAGGCCCTGAGATTTTCGCTCTGATGCATTAGTGATCCTAAAGTTTCTTTTCTTCATTTGTATTCTCCCAAGCAAAGGAGgacttattttattattaattatttaataaactagtttgttaatgaaggcgattaataatcgaaactgtttaaagcacgaacgagtgtagcgagtgagtgcctttaacAGTTGAgtttattaatcgcccattaacaaacgagttgattacaacattttttcgttgaccgcaaactgtttttttgtaacaaaatttgaaattaaagccaaatcaaaaccaatttcatctttttcgataaagatgagaccttataaaataccttcatcctttttttgtcctcaaggtaggccatttttaaatttttcaacaccttctattcacttttccacaaagagcttcagaagacgtcaactccattcacattcaatttcacgtaaaagtCACGGTTGCTAggaaaacctagttacctttgaaaaatatgacatgcgaattataaccaaaaaggtcggcttttgaaaaagtgaattcgtaattgtgcagctattatggagctataaaatatagaaaaccctgctgcagtgttggttggtaagtgcaaacaatgcatgttcgaggttgtttatacatcaaaatattatcaaaacgtcaaaatcgcaaaaatcgttgattaatgaaaaatagtgtattaatgaggtccattaatacactatattttagacaaaataattaattaatattgaaattaacaagcggtcaacggaaaagtatttttcatagattgaaatttatattttggatTCTGTTCTATACAGTTTCATCCACAATTTGTTCACAACCTCCTTTTCTCTACAATCTCGGATATAACCTGTACCCTCTCCCGAATAATTGCAAACACTGTCTATTTAGATTAGTCGGTGTTTTTCAGTGGTCGTCGGTTTTTCCCAATAATCTAAATGTGTAATTATCCAAGTTACGTTATTTTCCAAGGACACTTGGATAATCATTGGAATTTTCTGaatgttttatatttacaGGGTGAGAGGATTAAAACCTCTTTCATCTGatgtttttatttctatttttggCAAAGCACGTCACTAGTAAATGCCACCTTGGATTAGTGTTGTCGATAATTTCCTGTCGTAAACAACTCGTACAAATTGTGCTtcgtaatatattttttgtttgtttatttgtatTCTTTTGTAGTCGAGTGTGCCCACCTGCGAAGCAACGGGTTCCTGAAACCTTCCCCGTACGTGGAGATCAGCGTCGACGGCACTAATCCACGCAAGACCGAGACCGTGAAGAACACGGCCCAGCCGAAATGGAACGAAACCTTCACCCTTCTCGTAACCCCCCACTCTAAGATCAACTTCGTGGTCTTCGACCGCAACAGCTTCCGCAAGGACACTTCCGTCGGCGAGAAGAAAGTGGAACTGTTCCAGTTCCTCAGCCACTTCAACGGCCACTGCGAGAACCTCGAGTTGACCCTCGACCTGATGAACGAGAACAAGCAGAGCGACTCGCCGGCCAAAGTCGGCGAACTGATCTGCGTTCTGCAGGGGCTCACCGTCGACATGTCCAAGTTTCACAAGCCGGGTCCGAGCACGACGCCCCTCACGCAGAACAACACGGACGCCTCGTCGCAGAACCGAAGCGTCTTCAACGGCATCAGGGCCAAGCCGCGGAACGCCGGTGCTGAGAACGTGGTGCCGACGGCGTCACGCACCGCGACTACGGACAGAAGGACGTCGAGGACGGCGCTGCCGGTGTCGCCGACGACGCCCGTCGCGAATGGGAACATCGGACCGCCGGCGACGGTGCCCAACGGGAACGTGGTGCACAGCGGCGAGAACGAGGAGGGGAGGAGCGAGGACCCGCTTCCGCCGGGCTGGGAGATGAGGTTCGACACGTACGGCAGGAGATACTACGTGGATCACAACACCAGGTGAGAGGAGTTTTGCGGGGACGTGGTGGTCGAGCGGAGTGTTGCAGGTCGACGTCGTGGGAGCGGCCCCAACCGTTGCCCTCCGGATGGGAGATGAGAAGGGATCCGAGAGGAAGGGTGTATTACGTCGATCACAATTCGAGGACTACGACGTGGCAACGGCCCAACTCCGAGAGATTGGAGCACTTCCAGCAGTGGCAAGGACAAAGACAACACATCGTCCAGCAAGGTTGTCACCGCACCAGAAAGTTTCAACAATCATACGATTTTCTCGATTGCAGGAAACCAAAGATTTTTATACCCCCAGTTCCAGCCGGGTCCGTATCCGGGGACTTCTGTGGTCGTGGAGGATGACGACGACGGCCTAGGCTCTTTGCCTCCCGGTTGGGAGAAACGCGTCCAACCCGAAGGTGACGCTCGGAacatctgatttttttttgtcgttaATAAGACTCCCATTTCAAGGTCGTGTATACTTCGTAAACCACAAGAACCGCACCACTCAGTGGGAAGACCCCCGCACTCAAGGTCGGGAGCGAATAGACGACGTGCCTCTACCTCCAGGTTGGGAGATTCGATACACGGAAGACGGCAAGAGATACTTTGTGGATCACAACACCAAAACTACAACGTTTGAAGATCCGAGACCTGGAGCACCCAAAGGACCGAAAGGAGTGTACGGCGTGCCGAGGGCCTACGAGAGATCGTTCAAGTGGAAGATCAGCCAGTTCAGGTGGGTCAATTGAAATTGCGCGGTGACTGTTACACTGGTAATTAATTTGTCCGCAGGTTTTTGTGCCAGAGCAACGCTCTACCTAGCCACATCAAGATCCAAGTGACCAGACAGACCCTCTTCGAGGACTCCTTCCACACCATCATGAGACTACCAGCGTACGAACTCCGGCGAAGGTTGTACATCATATTCAAGGGCGAAGAGGGCTTGGATTACGGCGGCGTGAGTCGCGAATGGTTCTTTTTGGTGTCGCACGAGGCGCTGAACCCGATGTACTGTCTCTTCGAGTACGCCAACAAGAACAACTACAGTTTGCAAATAAATCCGGCGTCGTACGTCAATCCCGAACACCTGACCTATTTCAAATTCATCGGTCGCTTCATCGCGATGGCGCTCTACCACGGCCGGTTCATCTATTCCGGCTTCACCATGCCCTTCTACAAACGCATGTTGGGCAAGAAACTCGTGATGAAGGACATCGAAAGCATCGATCCCGAATTCTACAATTCGCTGGTCTGGATCAAAGAGAACAACATCGACGAGTGCGGCCTGGAGCTGTACTACAGCGTCGACTTCGAGGTTCTGGGCCAGGTGGTCCATCACGAGTTGAAGAAGAACGGCGACAAAGAAAAAGTGACGGAGGAGAACAAGGAGGAGTACCTGACGCTGATGACCGAGTGGAGGATGACGAGGGGCATAGAGCAGCAGACCCAGGCGTTCTTGGACGGATTCAACGAAGTGGTCCCGATCGAGTGGCTCAAGTATTTCGACGAGAGAGAGTTGGAGTTGCTGCTGTGCGGCATGCAAGAGATCGACGTCGACGACTGGAACAGGCACACGATCTACAGACATTACACCAGGAGCAGCAAACCGGTGGTGTGGTTCTGGCAGTTCGTCCGCCAGTCGGACAACGAGAAGAGGGCCAGGTTGTTGCAGTTCGTGACGGGAACGTGCAGGGTCCCGGTCGGGGGCTTCGCCGAGCTGATGGGGTCGAACGGGCCGCAGAAATTCTGCATCGAGAAGGTGGGGAAGGAGTCGTGGTTGCCGCGTTCTCACACTTGCTTCAACCGGCTGGATCTGCCGCCGTACAAAAGTTACGAACAGTTGGTGGAAAAGTTGACGTACGCGATCGAGGAGACCGATACTTTCGGTCAAGAGTGAAGACACGAGGAGATATAATATAGTTCATCTGTGACTGTACCTGATTATTACGAGTCTGGTTTCAAATTCTGTTTCCTTGGGCCTCTTTTAATTGGATGAATGCAGTATTGTGCTTGTGCAATTTTTCTGTTCACTTCGGTTGGATTGTACTTCAATGTGATACGTAGAAATATATTGGCCTATTTTCTAGCTTGTTAACCAACTATGTAacgataaatgtaaatattttttgaaaacgagGGAATGACTACATATTTTTGGATACGACGAAACAAGATTATTATAACGTTGTTTATAACATTCCAAAGTGTTTGTACTCTAGCAATTGGCGACCAGtgtttattctttattttaacCAAAGTTAGAGACAAATAAAACCGAAGGTGGAGACACTAGCTAACTGATCTACTgaaactgtttttaatttacttgGTCACATCTTAAATTGTAGAATATTGTAAAGCGAGGAAATGTATGTAAATAATGCGAAgcgaattattaaattattacaaagAACTGTTTGTGACTTTTTATTTAGTGATAAATAACTTTACATAATTGACTATTTAcaagtttatttaaaaaatctatcgAAAAACGGCCAAATCTGACGGTGTGGTTCTGGCAATCTGTCTTGTTTAGGAAAAAATTCCTTCACGTCTTTTTCGTCtaaattgacaaaattttcTATTACTTCCTCTTTGCCGTCCTTGTCGCGACGCTTGGTAATACTGTGCTCTTTATCGCCAATTTTTCGCGTAATTGTGGTCTCTTCATTACCTTGGTTGTCCCTTACAGTGTGATGAGTTTCAATCGActaaacaatgcaaaaataataaagaaatcattttgaagtaaaaatattACCCCATCTGGATTCCTAATTGTTTTTGACGTCACgctttgaccaaaaaaatgcGTTCTTGGTACCACTTCCTTGTGGTAGGGTGTCACAGAGTTTTCACCTTTAAATATTGAGCCCCAGTCTTTAATGTCcaacctaaaaaaaaaaactacttaCCAAATACACCTTCAATGTGCCTTTTTACTTACTTGCCATCAATATCTTGAtcttttttctcttcattTCTCATTTGTGGCCCCTCAAATCCAGGTTTCAAGAACTGACCTCGCAAATCTCCTGATGGAAGTTCTGCTTGATCTTCATGTGGAATTTCTTCAATTTGTGGAAAACTAAATTGGTGGTTAAAACTATCGCCAAATTCGTTAAAACCGAAATT includes the following:
- the LOC138130860 gene encoding myeloid leukemia factor 1 isoform X2, encoding MTKSPIQGGFSRNFNIFTDPLEMHKYFEQQMSEMLRNFGFNEFGDSFNHQFSFPQIEEIPHEDQAELPSGDLRGQFLKPGFEGPQMRNEEKKDQDIDGKLDIKDWGSIFKGENSVTPYHKEVVPRTHFFGQSVTSKTIRNPDGSIETHHTVRDNQGNEETTITRKIGDKEHSITKRRDKDGKEEVIENFVNLDEKDVKEFFPKQDRLPEPHRQIWPFFDRFFK
- the LOC138130850 gene encoding RNA-binding protein NOB1 produces the protein MGAGDKKIENLVVDTTAFIQNAPLQDVAKKIVTCQDVVNEIQNKRQLRRLVVLPYDLEIREPFTENIKIITEYAKKTGDYPSLSATDIKVMALTYQLEKENVGVEHLRSEPIVQRTVNIITKQSSPNMNPDVTGFFMPGDKSKIEKNKEKPNNQDDDSEDEESETRQCDETEENDQLEEKFKQLQCTDEEIKNESDVLVPVDDSDSAEASSDGDDADDDDDSGWITPSNVKLAKKQVNSELMKEEFMKVACMTTDFAMQNVLRQMNLNVAALDGRMIRQLRTFILRCYTCFKTTSMMTKQFCPKCGHNTLKKVAVSLDEEGKMQIHINARRPLTGRGKKFSLPRMKGGKHPNNPVLVADHPMPQNMASKLARTKVNPLDDDYIAGFSPFAVRDVTSRSAQLCIRPGDELKHWMRKNPNEARRRRK
- the LOC138130860 gene encoding HCLS1-associated protein X-1 isoform X1, which gives rise to MEFFEKLKKFMGFPGVQESPEFDNKDRYWGPPPSSHDESESPIQGGFSRNFNIFTDPLEMHKYFEQQMSEMLRNFGFNEFGDSFNHQFSFPQIEEIPHEDQAELPSGDLRGQFLKPGFEGPQMRNEEKKDQDIDGKLDIKDWGSIFKGENSVTPYHKEVVPRTHFFGQSVTSKTIRNPDGSIETHHTVRDNQGNEETTITRKIGDKEHSITKRRDKDGKEEVIENFVNLDEKDVKEFFPKQDRLPEPHRQIWPFFDRFFK
- the Su(dx) gene encoding E3 ubiquitin-protein ligase Su(dx) — protein: MMDSTVDQGPTLHQIGITVECAHLRSNGFLKPSPYVEISVDGTNPRKTETVKNTAQPKWNETFTLLVTPHSKINFVVFDRNSFRKDTSVGEKKVELFQFLSHFNGHCENLELTLDLMNENKQSDSPAKVGELICVLQGLTVDMSKFHKPGPSTTPLTQNNTDASSQNRSVFNGIRAKPRNAGAENVVPTASRTATTDRRTSRTALPVSPTTPVANGNIGPPATVPNGNVVHSGENEEGRSEDPLPPGWEMRFDTYGRRYYVDHNTRSTSWERPQPLPSGWEMRRDPRGRVYYVDHNSRTTTWQRPNSERLEHFQQWQGQRQHIVQQGNQRFLYPQFQPGPYPGTSVVVEDDDDGLGSLPPGWEKRVQPEGRVYFVNHKNRTTQWEDPRTQGRERIDDVPLPPGWEIRYTEDGKRYFVDHNTKTTTFEDPRPGAPKGPKGVYGVPRAYERSFKWKISQFRFLCQSNALPSHIKIQVTRQTLFEDSFHTIMRLPAYELRRRLYIIFKGEEGLDYGGVSREWFFLVSHEALNPMYCLFEYANKNNYSLQINPASYVNPEHLTYFKFIGRFIAMALYHGRFIYSGFTMPFYKRMLGKKLVMKDIESIDPEFYNSLVWIKENNIDECGLELYYSVDFEVLGQVVHHELKKNGDKEKVTEENKEEYLTLMTEWRMTRGIEQQTQAFLDGFNEVVPIEWLKYFDERELELLLCGMQEIDVDDWNRHTIYRHYTRSSKPVVWFWQFVRQSDNEKRARLLQFVTGTCRVPVGGFAELMGSNGPQKFCIEKVGKESWLPRSHTCFNRLDLPPYKSYEQLVEKLTYAIEETDTFGQE